In Arvicanthis niloticus isolate mArvNil1 chromosome 16, mArvNil1.pat.X, whole genome shotgun sequence, the sequence ACAATATCATGGATAACTTTGAAGATGGATGCCATGATTTTCACtttattgtgtgtacatgtgtatgtgtgtatgagtatgcatgtctgtgtgggggttcatgcatgtgtatgtacatgcatgtatatgtgtatacatgtatgtgtttatgtatgtatatgtatgtgtgtgtatgcttgaatgtgtgtatacacttgTATCTATGTATTCTTGGTGTGCATATGATTGTCAGAGTATAGTGACACTGAGTGCtttcctctgtcactctccatctttaacttttcttctaatttcaatcttattttgtgtgtgagcattatatctgcatgtatgcatgtataccaaGTACATGTTTGGTGTCCATGGAGGTTGAAAAAAGCATTGGTTCCACTGGAACTAGAATTAAGATAATTGAAGGATAacctgtgggtactgggaattgaacccaagtctccTGAACAAAAGCATTCAGTGTCCTTAACcattgagcaatctctccagccacaactCTCAATCTTAGTTTCAGAGATAGCTTCTCTCATTGACCCTGGAGCTTAGCCTTTGGCTAAACCAGCTGTCCAGCAAGCTCAGGGATCCTACTGTTTTTGGaccttgagtgctggggttacagggatGTCTTGCCACACTCAGATTTTTATGTGCGTTCTGGGACATCCAATTTGGTTCTTTCTGCTTGTGTAGTCCCTTTACTGACTATGCTATCTCTATTACGTTCATGTCCTTAATGGCTGTATAGCATCCATACAATTTGTAATAGTTAAATATATGTTGATCAAAATTAGACTGTTTCTCTTAGTTTTTAGTTACATGAAGCAATGAATATCTCtgcacatgtgtttatatgtatacaatTGATTATTTTGGCACAATTTAAGCTAATTTTCAATTTATAGTTATTTAACACTCATTAGTAACAGATAAAACAAAAGTTATTACCCATTTTAATACTAATGATTTATGCCTTAACCACATTTTTCTATAACAAATATTGAACCTAAATGTTTGCATTTAGTCTACTCATTCCAAGGTATGCCAAAGGCTGTAATGTCAAAGGAAGCATTTCAACCAAAAATCCGGCAACACGTTGGGGTGTTGAAATGCTTAAAATAGAACATTTCAATGAGAACTTGCAAATGAGATGCGACTATAGCTTTCCAAGTGCAGCCCTTAGCAGGATACTGAAGAGCAGATTCCTTCCTGCATTCTTCATATTGATATCAGTGTCCAACCGTGAGCATATGTTGCAGGAATGTTTAATGTGTCTGTAGGCAGTTGTGCCAGATTTGTCTTATTTTAGGGAGCCATGTCATAAGTCAGTTAGTATTTCCTTGTGTCATTATTGCATTCTCTCCAACAGATTTGGTAGGACACATGGAAATTTCTGGAAATGTGACCTGAGCATTCCAATCATAATAACTTCATGGGGGACTGACATCTGAGTACAACTTACATAAGGAAGAGAGTATTTTCCAGAAGCACAGAATACTCTGTTGGAATATAGTCTGAGCATGTATGATTTTTTGCTGTAACATCTTTGAGTTCATTTCAAGTAGTTGAAATGACTACATCCAGTTTAATGATCTAGTTTGTTAACAAAACCACAGTGTATGGAAATAAGAGAGAATTGGAAAAGTTCCCCCTCCAAAAGTGGGTGAATGGTCCCAGTTAAGCAAAACTAAGAATAGCTCTCCTGTTTCACAAAAGTTTCATCAGAATTTCTTCAACTGCCATGGGAGAGTGATCAGAGAAGAAACTATCCCGTAGAGTTATTTCAGTTTATGTAGTACTATGTTGTTAGAAAAACATTGTACAGGAAGCCTGAAATCATGAATAAGAGTTCAGTGCTAACCCACAGTCATGTAGAGTAactctgtatttgtttttgaCTTCTATGGGGAATTTGTAGTATAATTCAAAAGGCCTTggtataaaataattatatcatgtaaataaagtaattggtataaataattatatcattattggttataaaataattataattgatataaaatagttatattggtatatatatgtatatccatacatacatatatatatataatttggtataaaataattatatcataaaataattatatcatgCCCTTTCAAGGCAAAGACATCATGATGCCTCTTCTGATGGTAGATGCACTAGTACTACATTTAAAGTAATATTAGCACATGCATAGTGTCTTTTCATAGAGAAAGtgttattttgaattaagatttattttattttcaattccatgtacgtgtgtgtatctGCCTGTGAGGCATATACACAGGAGTGCAGGGGCCCACAGAGGCAGGGGTCATGCACGGGGTCCCCTGGAAGAGGAATTACAGGCTACTGGGAGCCACTCCATGTggatactgagaactgaactctggtccttgggAAGATAACTACATGtccctaacctctgagccaccccACCAGTCTCAAGTTAATTTTCGTTAGATACGTGACTGCTGAGGACTAAATATGCTctttgaaaggaaaggaaaacaagccCAAGCAAATGAGACAAGATTAAACACACGGCtgcttttcttataaaaattacaTGTCCCTTTTCAGAAGGCCTTGAACTACAGAGAAATGCCGTGGTGAGTACTAAATTCCAAGGACAGTGAGCCATGGTGGGTGctattttaatgcattttaaagagccacaaaccatcacaatgctGTTAGTGAAACTGTAAGACTATTGTGCGTCAACTCTCACAGAGCTTCATGGTTTTATCAAATGAACAGTCTTGCAATTTGTACTAGCTACATGACAGGgtagaaacaacaaaaccaaacagaacatcTGTGCATCCTTTTCAGCCAAAGCCCATCCATAAGttatgaaaataaagatatttacaACATTTCAAAAACCAGACGAGCTACATCTGATGAGGCTTACCTTTCTCTTGCGCAGTCTGACTTGATTGTCTATGGTCTCCTGGGTGGTCACTGGGCCCCTTAAGTGTAAACACTGCATGCCATCTTCCCTACTGACCCCGAGTGTGCTTTTGTTTTGATATTCTGAGAACCCACTCTTCTCTGGGTCATTTTCTGCTGACATTCCACCAGGGCAGGAAGGAGGCTGCAGAAGGCAGCTTCCGCAATCTGCTTTTAATAATGGCGGTCCTCTGTCTGCATAAGGAGCTGCCAAGAAGTCTTCTTCTACTACATGGTGTCGATTATTTTCCTGGTCATCTTTAGGGAAGTCAGGTTTCCTGCGTTGTTGAGCGATTACTGCAGAATCAAGCAGTTGTGTTTCAGGTGTGACGTCTTTCACGAGTATTGAAGAATCAAGCAGTGGTGTCTCAGGTGTGACATCTTTCATGAGTACCGAAGAATCAAGCAGTAGTGTCTTAGGAGTGATGTCATCTTCCACATTCAAAGGCTGGAATGTATTTACATTGGGCACATCTTTTGTTTCACTTGCACTTCTATTCTTACAAAGCTCCAGGCTTTTACTTATAGCCTCaacatctttcctttctccacattcttctgctggagacctatcAGCTTCACAAGCCATCCTCCATGTGTTATGAGGATCTTGGTTCTTTTGCATGGTGGACAATGTCTTCATAAAGGAGCCTGCTCCTTTGACACTGCCTTGGCTGTCTCTCTCATGCCTTTGTGGAGTTAAAATCTGTGAGTCATTGGTAAGGTGTGGATCAGAATCAGTATCCTCATCAGAAATGTGCACTAGTGTTTCTGTGCTGGCCTCTAGAGATAGAAATTGTTCTTCCCTTTCCTGGCTGTCACTCTCATCCACCTCCTGTGAAAGGTGACCCATTGGCCTCCCAGGAAAGTCTCTTGTCTCTGACCCACAACAGTGGTCTGGTACAGAGGCACCCTTCTCTTTATGGTCCACATTTAAGGTTGCATCTTTTTCCATCCTTACCTCCAAGCTGTCGGATGCCAGTCCGTGGTGACATGCTATGTCATACTCTTCAGAATTAAAAGGCTGCTCAGTCTGCTGAGTCACATGCTCTTCCCAGCTTCTCTTTCTGATAGCTACAGACATGTCATCATAGTTTAACAGCAGACAAGAAGACGTATTCCATATGACACTCAAAGAGATGGAAGTCGGGGAAAGAAGATTTCAAATTCATGGGTCGAGGAAGAGAATGTGATCTGCCGTGTTGTCAACTGAAAAAAATCGAAAGTATACTGTTATAGATCCATTTTtcacataattatattttatggcAAAGAATCTAATCTGTGCTGTGAAGCAGATGTAAGAAATAATGCAAAGCTCTTGCTTAATAGCCTTAACCTGTTTTATTTCTTAGAAGCAGTCAAATATTAGAGAAAATTTTGCATTTAGTATTTTTAGTAAAAGTTCATCAGTACTTCCAAAACCAATTGGACTGGTTTATTAATGAAGAAAGATATAAGTACCCAAATATTTTAAGCTCCGTTAAGAAAATATTTGGATTGTGATGCTTAATAAAATTCACTGGAAAAACTAACTCGTTGCTCTGGC encodes:
- the Dlc1 gene encoding rho GTPase-activating protein 7 isoform X4, encoding MSVAIRKRSWEEHVTQQTEQPFNSEEYDIACHHGLASDSLEVRMEKDATLNVDHKEKGASVPDHCCGSETRDFPGRPMGHLSQEVDESDSQEREEQFLSLEASTETLVHISDEDTDSDPHLTNDSQILTPQRHERDSQGSVKGAGSFMKTLSTMQKNQDPHNTWRMACEADRSPAEECGERKDVEAISKSLELCKNRSASETKDVPNVNTFQPLNVEDDITPKTLLLDSSVLMKDVTPETPLLDSSILVKDVTPETQLLDSAVIAQQRRKPDFPKDDQENNRHHVVEEDFLAAPYADRGPPLLKADCGSCLLQPPSCPGGMSAENDPEKSGFSEYQNKSTLGVSREDGMQCLHLRGPVTTQETIDNQVRLRKRKETREDRDRTRLDSMVLLIMKLDQLDQDIENALSTASSPSSTPTNLRRHVPDLESGFESGIDSIAVNQTQVNMSSESTNPSSTPASNSGTKPKAMAVPCIGEKEMADVTAT